A region of the Actinomycetota bacterium genome:
GTCATGGCCGTGTCCGGCCGCTGCTTCACCCTCGGCCTTCTGGAAGAAGGCGGTGTAGATGATGGGCAGGAAGTAGGCGCCTCCAAGGAGCGAGCTTATGAGGAGGACTATGACGAAGAAGACTCCGCCCGCATCGAGCGCACCGATGGCCAAGTACCACTTGCTGATGAAGCCGACAAAGGGCGGAAGACCGATCATGCCGAGGGCGGCTATCGTGAAGGCGATGAAGGTTAAGGGCATCTTGTTACCAAGACCGCGAAACTCGCTCACATTGGCCTTGCCCGATTGATGGATGATGTTACCGGCGCACATGAAGAGAGTTCCTTTCATGAGGGCGTGGTTAATGATGTGAACCAGGGCTCCCGCGATTGAGAACTCGGTCAAAAGGACGGTTCCAAGAACTATGTAGCCCATCTGACCGATGGTCGAATAGGCGAGCCTCCTCTTAAGGTTGTCCTGATTTAGGGCCAGTATCGAGGAGACGATGATGGTGAATGAGACTATGTAGGCCAGGGTGAAGGAGACGTTCAAGCTCTTGACCAAGGCCACGCCAAAGACGTTGAGCACGGTTCTAACGATACCGAAGGCACCGACGGCGACCATGACGCCCGAAAGGATGGCACTAAAGGGAGCCGGAGCTACCGGGTGAGCCTGAGGGACCCAGCCGTGCAGTGGCATCATGGCGGCTTTGACACTGAAGCCGATCATGAAGCCCCAGAAGAGGACGAGAAGAGCTGCCCTATTCTGAGCCGCGAGCGCCGGTATACCGGCCATGGAGAGATCCAAGGTGCCGGCCAAGAAGTATGTATAGATGATCGAGAAGAGCACGAAGGAGGAACCGATCAATATGTAGACCATGTATTTCTTACCGGCTGCCAGGGCTTCCGGGGTCTCCTCATGAACTATCAAGGGATAGGTCGAGAAGGAGAAGAGCTC
Encoded here:
- a CDS encoding monovalent cation/H+ antiporter subunit D family protein produces the protein MNGSSQAMFSNPALLVVLIPLVFAVLIFLLGEKRSGLGSFLGVIASVATFVVTLSMMKTVIGGGVYEASLGEVVPGINFALRVDQLGLLLVFTAALIWVLATIHSIGYMSHGHSKRRYFSFVALCLSWTVGVAISANLFTYLIFYELFSFSTYPLIVHEETPEALAAGKKYMVYILIGSSFVLFSIIYTYFLAGTLDLSMAGIPALAAQNRAALLVLFWGFMIGFSVKAAMMPLHGWVPQAHPVAPAPFSAILSGVMVAVGAFGIVRTVLNVFGVALVKSLNVSFTLAYIVSFTIIVSSILALNQDNLKRRLAYSTIGQMGYIVLGTVLLTEFSIAGALVHIINHALMKGTLFMCAGNIIHQSGKANVSEFRGLGNKMPLTFIAFTIAALGMIGLPPFVGFISKWYLAIGALDAGGVFFVIVLLISSLLGGAYFLPIIYTAFFQKAEGEAAAGHGHDEHGHGEAAKVESIEAPAVMTIPVLVGALGVIVVGIFAKAPGFPLDIIKAATNILLK